From Pseudorasbora parva isolate DD20220531a chromosome 25, ASM2467924v1, whole genome shotgun sequence, one genomic window encodes:
- the nfatc3b gene encoding nuclear factor of activated T-cells, cytoplasmic 3: MTANYSEELDFRLIFGESSYTHQLGHTESRLDDDGNSYPLFPSGPHHPTEQQDICTNQPYGTPQPGSIQPMDSPSRIFDCPSIQITSIPASCHQDLGTHQLEQLAGACGEAGAGSLSRDQLFLPLDGSYRDTSSLCPSPCSSLSSRSWLSDASSCESFSHIYDDVEAELNEAAARVRLASPLMSPLTSPLPSPLTSPQASPQVSPLVSPFGSPGCMAAYGDDSWYRYQQHHQQHPQFAQSLSPYQSPRTSVTEETWLSPRPHSSSSRPSSRPTSPCGKRRHSSAEVIPGSASPHLSPNVTPSHSPRGSVTEETWMGGAMFASYQPLPLEVDVPSKTRRTYQTNHNQDQVSLLTGHNDSGLQEQGLANPSLNSGIAVSLPILRKEDIVEHFLAVPTHFPWAKPKQVNTTPLYRSTSLPPLECPLPSQCGHCELKIEIQPKPHHRAHYETEGSRGAIKSDCGRHPVVKLIGYNEKPVSLQMFIGTADERYIRPHPFYQVHRITGKTVATPSQEIVISSTKVLEIPLLPENNMCASIDCAGIMKLRNSDIELRKGETDIGRKNTRVRAVFRVHIPQHNGKVLSLQVASVPIECSQRLAQELPQVESFSPVCGSVTGGEEMLITGQNISPESIVVFLEKGSDGKTQWEVDVRALQEKSQNTSIVVKIPPYYKKTTASSTQVQFYVSNGKRKRSASQFFTYRSVQVKQEFGIGPDLNTNGQHPSTSPTGLITTGDSVASDQVQPLEQWLLTEGPVCAPSSTHLCYSPPDPLHLSRSHPADRSLNAVADLMFYPSLVDFNNSLYQKPQQDLSYKGHPSLQVVGGSLQGCKSSQISAEQSRSKLGKGDQGIPSEHTHKLHNLGCISVASTSVLSSPSVDTSGLHAVDPVQLPQSSSSQVLPLSQQPTLAKVPSNSPSIRETRMDPQPLGTSLQESSKSYSLPQGGESPDIKQEPEEEKELAFQSIGLQDITLDDVSEIIVRDLFETPDSGKSSSGPRL; this comes from the exons ATGACTGCGAACTACAGCGAGGAACTGGACTTCAGGCTGATATTTGGGGAGAGCAGTTACACTCATCAGTTGGGCCACACAG AATCTAGATTGGATGATGACGGCAATTCCTACCCTCTCTTTCCTTCTGGCCCCCACCATCCTACAGAACAGCAGGACATCTGTACAAACCAGCCTTATGGCACCCCTCAACCTGGCTCCATCCAACCCATGGATTCTCCCAGCAGGATATTTGACTGTCCAAGCATCCAAATCACTTCTATCCCAGCCAGTTGCCACCAGGACCTGGGCACCCACCAATTGGAGCAGTTGGCAGGTGCTTGTGGGGAAGCCGGTGCCGGGTCTCTATCAAGGGACCAGCTCTTCCTGCCATTGGATGGCTCCTATAGGGACACGTCCTCACTGTGTCCCAGCCCCTGCAGCAGTTTGTCGTCCCGCAGCTGGTTGTCCGACGCCTCATCCTGTGAATCCTTCTCGCACATCTACGATGATGTGGAGGCAGAGCTGAATGAGGCGGCCGCTCGAGTCCGGCTTGCGTCTCCTCTGATGTCACCTTTGACGTCTCCTCTGCCATCGCCCCTTACCTCTCCCCAGGCGTCTCCTCAGGTGTCTCCGCTCGTGTCCCCCTTCGGTTCTCCTGGATGCATGGCTGCGTATGGAGACGACTCTTGGTATCGTTACCAGCAACATCATCAGCAACATCCGCAATTCGCCCAGTCGTTGTCCCCGTATCAGTCACCCCGCACCAGCGTCACTGAGGAAACGTGGCTCAGTCCCCGTCCACACTCCTCATCCTCACGGCCCTCCTCTCGGCCCACCTCGCCCTGTGGAAAAAGGCGACATTCCAGTGCAGAGGTCATTCCTGGTTCGGCGTCCCCTCACCTTTCCCCCAACGTAACACCATCTCACTCTCCTCGTGGGAGTGTCACTGAGGAGACGTGGATGGGCGGTGCCATGTTTGCCTCCTACCAGCCCCTTCCACTAGAGGTGGACGTCCCGTCCAAAACAAGAAGAACGTATCAGACCAACCACAACCAGGATCAAGTGTCTCTGTTGACTGGACATAACGACTCAGGTCTTCAAGAACAAGGTCTTGCTAATCCATCACTAAACTCAGGCATAGCCGTGTCCCTGCCCATTTTAAGGAAAGAGGATATAGTGGAACATTTCTTAGCCGTTCCAACACACTTCCCTTGGGCTAAACCCAAGCAAGTCAATACTACTCCCTTATACAG GTCCACATCTTTACCTCCACTGGAGTGTCCTCTGCCCAGTCAGTGTGGCCACTGTGAGTTAAAGATCGAGATCCAACCTAAACCTCACCACAGAGCCCATTATGAGACGGAGGGCAGCCGAGGGGCCATTAAATCAGACTGCGGAAGACACCCTGTTGTAAAG CTAATAGGGTATAACGAAAAGCCCGTCAGCCTGCAGATGTTCATTGGGACAGCGGATGAGCGTTACATCAGGCCACACCCATTCTATCAAGTGCACAGGATTACTGGCAAAACTGTAGCGACTCCGAGTCAAGAGATAGTGATATCCAGCACCAAAGTTCTTGAAATTCCTCTCCTTCCTGAAAACAACATGTGTGCCAG CATTGACTGTGCTGGGATCATGAAGCTTCGAAACTCAGACATTGAGTTGCGTAAGGGAGAGACGGATATCGGGCGTAAGAACACGCGTGTGCGTGCTGTGTTCCGTGTTCATATCCCTCAACACAACGGCAAAGTGCTGTCGCTGCAGGTGGCATCCGTGCCGATAGAATGCT CTCAACGCTTAGCTCAGGAACTTCCTCAAGTCGAGAGCTTTAGTCCTGTCTGCGGTTCTGTGACTGGAGGAGAAGAGATGCTTATAACAGGCCAAAACATCAGTCCAGAATCCATAGTTGTTTTTCTAGAAAAGGGCTCTG ATGGTAAAACACAATGGGAAGTCGATGTTAGGGCTTTACAAGAGAAGAGTCAAAAT ACAAGCATAGTGGTAAAGATTCCTCCGTACTACAAGAAAACCACAGCTTCCTCCACCCAGGTGCAGTTCTATGTCAGCAATGGCAAAAGGAAGAGAAGTGCCTCTCAGTTCTTTACCTATCGTTCAG TGCAGGTGAAGCAGGAGTTTGGCATAGGGCCGGACCTTAACACCAACGGCCAGCATCCTAGCACCTCGCCAACAGGTCTCATCACCACTGGGGACTCAGTTGCTTCAGATCAGGTCCAGCCTCTTGAGCAGTGGCTGCTGACTGAAGGGCCAGTCTGTGCTCCATCTTCAACCCATCTCTGTTACTCGCCTCCAGATCCTTTGCATCTGAGCCGCTCTCATCCGGCAGACAGAAGCCTTAATGCTGTAGCAGACCTTATGTTCTACCCCTCATTGGTGGATTTCAACAACTCTTTGTACCAAAAACCTCAACAGGATCTGTCTTACAAAGGCCATCCTAGTCTTCAAGTGGTTGGGGGCTCACTGCAAGGCTGCAAGTCATCCCAAATCTCTGCAGAGCAATCAAGATCTAAACTAGGTAAAGGAGACCAAGGCATACCTTCTGAACACACTCATAAGCTCCACAACCTTGGCTGTATCTCAGTGGCCAGTACGTCTGTTCTAAGTAGCCCAAGTGTGGATACATCCGGGCTGCACGCTGTGGATCCAGTGCAACTCCCGCAGTCCTCCTCTTCCCAGGTGCTCCCTCTTTCCCAGCAGCCTACTCTTGCCAAAGTGCCTTCTAACTCACCGTCTATCAGAGAGACCAGGATGGACCCTCAACCTTTAGGTACATCTCTTCAGGAGTCCAGCAAAAGTTACAGTTTACCACAAGGTGGAGAAAGCCCTGACATTAAGCAGGAACCAGAGGAAGAGAAAGAGCTGGCCTTTCAGTCCATAGGCCTACAGGATATCACTCTTGATGATG TGAGTGAAATCATTGTCCGAGACCTGTTCGAGACTCCAGATTCGGGGAAATCCAGCAGCGGTCCGAGACTCTAA